The DNA segment AGATGATCGGCAGTTTCTTCCATTCCTGCCTGCGGCGGATTTCCTTCATCGCGGTGATGCCGTCCATCTCCGGCATCATCACGTCCATCAGGACGAGATCGACCTTCTTCGCGGGATCCAGGAGTGACTCCTCCAGCGCCACCAGGGCCTCACGGCCATTCCGGGCGATCTTGACCTTCACCCCGCGGCCTTCCAGCAGGCTTGTCAGAGCGAAGACGTTCCGCACGTCATCCTCCGCGATGAGAATCCGGCGGCCTTCCAGCGCCTCATCCCGGCTGGTCGATTTCTCGATGAGCCTGCGTTTCTCCGCCGGAAGTTCGGACACCACCTGGTGCAGGAACAGGGTCACCTCATCCAGCAGGCGTTCCGGTGATTTCGCGCCCTTGATGATGATGGATTTCGAATACTTGCGCAGACGCTGTTCCTCCTCGGAGCTCAGCACCCGACCGGTGTAGACGATGACCGGAGGGAAGGAGTAGGTGTGTTCCTTGCTCAGCTTCTCCAGCAGCGCGAAGCCGGACGCATCCGGCAGGCTGAGGTCCAGCACCATGCAGTCGAAGGTGGAACCGCCGAGCTGCTCCAGGCACTCCGCCGCCGTGCTGGCGCAGACCGCCTCGACATCCCGGGAACCCAGCAGGTCCCTCATGGCGTCCATCTGCACCGGATCATCCTCCACCAGCAGCACGCGGCGCACCTTCTGGCTGATCTTCACCTCCAGCTTCCTGAAAGTCTCCACCAGTTGCTCCCGCTTCACCGGCTTCATCATGTAGCCGACCGCCCCCAGGGAGAGCGCGGTGTGGGTGTAGTCGCTCGCGGAAACCACGTGGACCGGAATGTGGCGTGTGTTTGGATCACTCTTCAACTGCTCCAGCACGATGAGGCCGCTGTTGTCCGGCAGGCCGACGTCCAGGACGATGGCGCTCGGCACGAACCGCTTCGCCAGCCGCAGGGCTTCCTCCGCGCTGGTGGCCACCAGGCACTCGAAACTCATCTCCCGCGCCAGATCATAGACGATCTCCGCGAAGGGCTTGTCATCCTCCACGACAAGGATCACGCGGCCCCGGCCGCTGATGGACGCCCGGTCATCCGGCACGCTGCCTTCCGTGATGGGCGCGGCCGGAGGTTCCGGAGCATGGCGAGATGTTTCTTCCAGCAGCCGCGCCAGGTCCGGCGCCTGCTCCGCGGGAACAGCCGCCGGAGCGGGACGCGGAGTGGCCGCTTCCCACACTTCCGGTGCCAGCAGGGTGAAGGTGCTGCCTTTCCCGATCTCGCTCACCAACCGCAGTTCACCCCCCAGCAGGCGGGCCAGGTTCCGGGAAATGGACAGACCCAGTCCGGTTCCGCCGTACTTCCGGCTGGTCCCCGCATCCCCTTGGAAGAATGGGTCGAAAATCGCCCGGCGCTTTTCCGGGGCGATGCCGATGCCCGTGTCGCTCACCTTGAAGCTGAGCTGGTTTCTCGGACCACGCCCCACGCGCAGCGCGACCTCCCCCTTTTCGGTGAACTTCAGCGCGTTCGAGAGCAGGTTCTTGAGGACCTGCTCCAGCCGCTGCGGGTCGGTCTCCATCGTCGCAGGCAGGCCCGCATCCACCTCCACGGTGAGTTTCACGCCTTTCTCGCGGGCGATCGGCTCGAAGATGTCCCGCATGTTGCCCGCGACATCCGCCAGCGTCACCCGCACCGGGGAGATGTCCATGTGTCCGGCCTCGATCTTCGACAGGTCCAGCACATCGTTGATCAGGTTCAGCAGATCATTGCCGGCGGACTCGATGGTGTGCGCGTATTTCACCTGCTCCGCCGTCAGGTTTCCGCCCCGGTTTTCCGAAAGCAGCTTCGCCAGGATCAGGGAGGAGTTCAGCGGCGTGCGCAGCTCGTGCGACATGTTCGCCAGGAAGTCCGACTTGTAGCGGCTGGCCTGCTCCACCTCCGCGGCCTGGATCTCCAGCGCCACCTTCGAGTCCAGAAGGTCGGCCTTCTGCCGCTCCAGGATCTGGGTCTGCTCCTCGAGCTGGGTGTTGATCTGCTCCATCTCCGTCTGCTGCAGCTCCAGCCGGGCCTGGGTTTCCTTCAGCGCGCGCGTCTGCTCGTCCAGTTCCTCGTTGGACACCCGCAGTTCCTCGCTCTGGGTCTGCACCTCCTCGCTCTGCCGCTGCGTCTCCTCCAGCAGTTCCTGCAGGTTCTCCCGGTAGAGGGAGGACCTGACGGCCATCCCCACCAGTTCGCCGATCTGTGAGAGGAATTGCTGCTTCTCCTCATTCAGGGGATGGATGAAGCCCAGCTCGATCACCGCATTGACGGTGTCATCCACCTGCGCCGGAATCACCAGCAGGTGCCGCGGCACACCCTCACCCAGCCCGGAAGCCACGGTGAGGTAACCTTCCGGAACATCATCGACGCGCTGCAACGCTTTCTCCGTGACCGCACGGCCGAGCAAGCCCTCGCCCACCGCGAATTTCGAAGGCACGGCACCGTTGGAGGTCCCCACCAGCGCCACCCGTTCGAAACCACCCTTGCGGCTGACGAACATCACGCCCGCGTGGGCGTCCACGTACCGCGAGAGAAATCCGAGGACGCCCTCCGCCAGAAGCTCCAACCTGAGCTCCCCGGCCATGGATGCCGCCAGCTCGATCCGTCCCGCCTGGGACCACTCCTGGCGCTTCCTCTGTTCTTGGTTGCGGCGGAGCAGCCACATGACGGAATAGGAAAGAACCAGTCCCAGCACCGCCGTGATCACTCCGCTGGCGATGGTCGCCTTGTGCGTCTGCTCCATTTCCGAGATCCGCAGGTCCCGGACTCTCCGCTCCTCCTGTTTCATCAGCGCCAGGTTGTCGCGCAGGCCATCCATGACGCGACGTCCCCGGTCCGTGACAACCACTGCCAGGGCGGGCTCGAAGCCCCGCTCCCTGCGGATCTGGATGGTTTCCTCCATCTCAGCGAACTTCGCGGAGATCAGCACCTCCACCTTTGGCAGGAGTTCCTGGTGGATTGCATTTCCCGAAGTGATTTTCCTCAGCTTCACCAATTCCGCCTCCACTCCCGTACGGGCATTGAAGTAAGGCCGGAGATAGTCCTCGTTCCCCGTGATGAGATAACCCCGCTGGCCGGTTTCCCCGTCCTTCATGTAGGACAGAACATTTTCCAGCGAAACGATCACCGTGTGGGTGTTCTCCACCTGCCGCATGCCCTCACGCAGGGCGGTGGTGTTCCGGAAAGCATTGAAGCCGCTGAGGAGAAAGAAAATCACCGCACCGGCGAATCCCAGATAGAGCGGCAGGTTGCCGGTGCGCGTCTTAGGTGCTGGGAGTGGGGCGGATTGGGACAACGGCATGGTGGCGTGGATGGAAATGCGTGTTGCTCCGTCACTCCCCCCGGACTCAGGGGGCACGGAACAACAGCCCCCGAGGTTAGAATTCCGCGGCTCATCGTAACAATTCCGCACTTCCCCGAATTCCGCGTCCCAATGACGGCATATTGCACGTTTTAGCTCTTTTTAACGACAATATGAGGCAAATTCCACCCATTCCAGAGCAGCTGCAGGGAGCTGTCCTTTCAGCATCGCCAGATCAGGCGCAGATCGATAGGCATGCCCTCAGGCATGGAGATCCGCTGCATCCTCTTCGATCTTGATCGCACCCTTCTGGACCGCGACCGCTCATTCCTGGCATTTTCCGCCGCTCAATACGATCGTTTCCGCCCGCAGTTGGCTGGGGTTCCGCCCGACCGCTTTGTTGAATCCTTCATCCGTCTGGATGACCGTGGCATGCTTTGGAAGGATGAGGTTTACCAGCGCCTCATCGACGAACTGGGTATCCGCTCGCTCACCTGGGAGCAGCTCTACCAGGACTTCACCGACCGCGTGGCGGATCATTATGTCTCCTTCCCGAATGTGCGGGAGACCCTGGCCGGACTGGCGGAGACCCACACCCTCGGAATCATCACCAACGGACGGACGTTCTTCCAACAGCGCTCGATCCGCACCCTGGGGATCGAACCATTCTTTTCGGCCATCCTCATTTCGGAAAAAGAGGGTCTCCGCAAACCGGATCCAGCCATCTTCCACCGCGCCACTTCATTGCTCGGCGTGACTCCCGCAGAAACAGCCTATGTCGGCGACCATCCCGTGAATGACATGCAGGCCCCGCGGAACGCCGGGATGTTGGCGGTGTGGAAACGGAACGATGATCATGCGGACGCTCCATGTGACGCCCGTTTCGATCATTTCGACCAGTTGCCCCGGATCATCCGTGAGCTGGAAAACGAACACTCTGTCTGAACGCCCCATGTCACCTTACTACCAGCGGCTGCGTGAGGCCATCGGCACGGATCTCCTGCTCATCCCGGCGGTGGCGGCGGTCATTCATGACAGTGCCGGGCGGCTGCTGCTCCAGGAAAAGCATGACGGCTCCTGGAGCCTGCCAGCGGGAGCGATCGAACCCGGGGAAACGCCGGAGGAAGCCGTCGCCCGGGAAGTCAGGGAGGAGACCGGCCTTTCCTGCACGGATTGCTCCGTGCTCCGGGTGCTGGGTGGGCCGGAGTTCCGGCACACCTACCAGAACGGGGATGAGG comes from the Luteolibacter sp. SL250 genome and includes:
- a CDS encoding response regulator produces the protein MPLSQSAPLPAPKTRTGNLPLYLGFAGAVIFFLLSGFNAFRNTTALREGMRQVENTHTVIVSLENVLSYMKDGETGQRGYLITGNEDYLRPYFNARTGVEAELVKLRKITSGNAIHQELLPKVEVLISAKFAEMEETIQIRRERGFEPALAVVVTDRGRRVMDGLRDNLALMKQEERRVRDLRISEMEQTHKATIASGVITAVLGLVLSYSVMWLLRRNQEQRKRQEWSQAGRIELAASMAGELRLELLAEGVLGFLSRYVDAHAGVMFVSRKGGFERVALVGTSNGAVPSKFAVGEGLLGRAVTEKALQRVDDVPEGYLTVASGLGEGVPRHLLVIPAQVDDTVNAVIELGFIHPLNEEKQQFLSQIGELVGMAVRSSLYRENLQELLEETQRQSEEVQTQSEELRVSNEELDEQTRALKETQARLELQQTEMEQINTQLEEQTQILERQKADLLDSKVALEIQAAEVEQASRYKSDFLANMSHELRTPLNSSLILAKLLSENRGGNLTAEQVKYAHTIESAGNDLLNLINDVLDLSKIEAGHMDISPVRVTLADVAGNMRDIFEPIAREKGVKLTVEVDAGLPATMETDPQRLEQVLKNLLSNALKFTEKGEVALRVGRGPRNQLSFKVSDTGIGIAPEKRRAIFDPFFQGDAGTSRKYGGTGLGLSISRNLARLLGGELRLVSEIGKGSTFTLLAPEVWEAATPRPAPAAVPAEQAPDLARLLEETSRHAPEPPAAPITEGSVPDDRASISGRGRVILVVEDDKPFAEIVYDLAREMSFECLVATSAEEALRLAKRFVPSAIVLDVGLPDNSGLIVLEQLKSDPNTRHIPVHVVSASDYTHTALSLGAVGYMMKPVKREQLVETFRKLEVKISQKVRRVLLVEDDPVQMDAMRDLLGSRDVEAVCASTAAECLEQLGGSTFDCMVLDLSLPDASGFALLEKLSKEHTYSFPPVIVYTGRVLSSEEEQRLRKYSKSIIIKGAKSPERLLDEVTLFLHQVVSELPAEKRRLIEKSTSRDEALEGRRILIAEDDVRNVFALTSLLEGRGVKVKIARNGREALVALEESLLDPAKKVDLVLMDVMMPEMDGITAMKEIRRRQEWKKLPIISLTAKAMRSDQEQCLAAGANDYLAKPLDVEKLLSLVRVWMPR
- a CDS encoding HAD family hydrolase — protein: MPSGMEIRCILFDLDRTLLDRDRSFLAFSAAQYDRFRPQLAGVPPDRFVESFIRLDDRGMLWKDEVYQRLIDELGIRSLTWEQLYQDFTDRVADHYVSFPNVRETLAGLAETHTLGIITNGRTFFQQRSIRTLGIEPFFSAILISEKEGLRKPDPAIFHRATSLLGVTPAETAYVGDHPVNDMQAPRNAGMLAVWKRNDDHADAPCDARFDHFDQLPRIIRELENEHSV
- a CDS encoding NUDIX domain-containing protein, with protein sequence MSPYYQRLREAIGTDLLLIPAVAAVIHDSAGRLLLQEKHDGSWSLPAGAIEPGETPEEAVAREVREETGLSCTDCSVLRVLGGPEFRHTYQNGDEVEYLIVLFRCQVSDDGSPPTDVEETRCLAWFTREDFPGLALPYDMELLFQAVP